Proteins from a genomic interval of Polaribacter sp. Q13:
- the nusA gene encoding transcription termination factor NusA, whose amino-acid sequence MENIALIDSFSEFKDNKSIDRVTLMSILEEVFRAALKRKFGSDDNFDIIINPDKGDLEIWRNRVVVADGFSEDDNEEIELAEARLIEPDFEIGEDVSEEVKLIDLGRRAILALRQNLISKIYEHDSTNIFKQFKELEGELYTAEVHHIRHNAIILLDDDGNEIVLPKSEQIRSDFFRKGDSVKGIIKTVELRGNKPAIILSRTSPVFLNKLFEQEIPEVFDGLITVEGVARIPGEKAKVAVDSYDDRIDPVGACVGVKGSRIHGIVRELGNENIDVINYTKNEQLFISRALSPAKVTSMEIEMFEEERNGKKGRVSVLLKPEEVSKAIGRGGVNIRLASELTGYEIDVKREGLEEEDVELTEFGDEIEDWVIVEFKKIGLDTARSVLETSVAELVKRTDLEEETIMDVQRILKEEFED is encoded by the coding sequence ATGGAGAATATAGCATTAATTGATTCGTTTTCAGAATTTAAAGATAACAAGAGTATAGACAGAGTAACATTAATGTCTATTTTAGAAGAAGTTTTTAGAGCTGCCTTAAAACGTAAATTTGGTTCAGATGATAATTTTGATATTATTATTAATCCAGATAAAGGAGATTTAGAAATTTGGAGAAATAGAGTTGTTGTTGCAGATGGTTTTTCTGAAGATGATAATGAAGAAATTGAATTAGCGGAAGCAAGATTAATTGAGCCAGATTTTGAAATTGGTGAAGATGTATCTGAAGAAGTGAAGTTGATAGATTTAGGAAGAAGAGCTATTTTAGCATTACGTCAGAACTTAATTTCTAAAATTTACGAACACGATAGTACAAACATCTTTAAACAATTTAAAGAATTAGAAGGCGAATTATATACGGCAGAAGTGCATCACATTCGCCACAATGCAATTATTTTGTTAGATGATGATGGTAATGAAATTGTATTACCAAAAAGTGAGCAAATTCGTTCAGATTTCTTTAGAAAAGGAGATTCTGTAAAAGGAATTATTAAAACAGTAGAATTAAGAGGAAATAAACCAGCGATTATCTTATCTAGAACATCGCCTGTTTTCTTAAATAAATTGTTTGAACAAGAAATTCCAGAAGTGTTTGACGGTTTAATTACAGTTGAAGGAGTTGCAAGAATACCAGGAGAAAAAGCAAAAGTAGCGGTAGATTCTTATGATGATAGAATAGACCCTGTTGGAGCTTGTGTTGGTGTTAAAGGTTCAAGAATTCATGGTATTGTACGTGAATTAGGGAACGAGAATATAGATGTTATTAACTATACCAAAAACGAACAGTTATTTATTTCAAGAGCATTAAGTCCTGCAAAAGTGACTTCAATGGAAATAGAAATGTTTGAAGAAGAACGAAACGGTAAAAAAGGACGTGTAAGCGTTTTATTAAAACCAGAAGAAGTTTCTAAAGCTATTGGTAGAGGTGGTGTAAATATTCGTTTAGCAAGTGAGTTAACAGGTTACGAAATAGACGTTAAGAGAGAAGGTCTAGAAGAAGAAGACGTAGAGTTAACAGAATTTGGAGATGAAATTGAAGATTGGGTTATTGTAGAATTCAAAAAGATTGGTTTAGATACTGCAAGAAGCGTACTAGAAACTAGTGTTGCAGAGTTGGTAAAAAGAACCGATTTAGAAGAAGAAACAATTATGGACGTTCAAAGAATCTTGAAAGAAGAATTTGAGGACTAA
- the rimP gene encoding ribosome assembly cofactor RimP, with protein sequence MDQTKVKDLVEEALALNESLYLIDLSISENNKIQVTVDGDNGVPLSECIRISRSVDNNFDREEEDFSLEVSTPDISHPLKIKRQYIKNISRILKVKTSEEEFEGTLVEADEDKIVLNWKAREPKPIGKGKVTVTKTVTLAYEDIREAKVKIVF encoded by the coding sequence ATGGACCAAACCAAGGTAAAAGATTTAGTAGAAGAAGCACTGGCACTTAATGAGTCGTTATATTTGATTGATTTATCTATCTCAGAAAACAACAAAATTCAGGTTACAGTAGATGGTGATAATGGTGTTCCTTTAAGTGAATGCATTAGAATTAGTAGAAGTGTAGATAATAATTTTGATAGAGAAGAAGAAGATTTTTCTTTAGAAGTTTCTACACCAGACATATCGCATCCATTAAAAATAAAAAGACAATATATTAAAAACATTAGTAGAATACTTAAAGTAAAAACTTCAGAAGAAGAATTTGAAGGCACTTTAGTAGAAGCAGATGAAGATAAAATTGTTTTAAATTGGAAAGCAAGAGAACCAAAGCCCATAGGTAAAGGGAAAGTAACTGTAACAAAAACAGTAACTTTAGCTTATGAGGATATTAGAGAAGCAAAAGTGAAGATTGTATTTTAA
- a CDS encoding universal stress protein, translating into MKKILVPIDFSKTSEYASKMAAKIAKKTNATIYLIHLIELPKGITDMAAGSKFSIPESMLYLRKVREKVLEFKENFFDKDTRVEYFIKLNNPFEGIKKYANKIDADLIIMGSKGHSEFEEILIGSNTEKIVRTSKTPVIVVKKDSNKFKLKNLVFASNFKEENKEVFGKFIDFATIFDSKIHLLKINTPANFQGTSEAKHKIKDFISNFNLPKHKINVYSDVSVEKGILNFSKDINADLIALSTHGRSGLVHLFTGSVTKNLTKNALKPMFTIKV; encoded by the coding sequence ATGAAAAAAATTTTAGTCCCTATAGATTTCTCAAAAACATCTGAATATGCATCAAAAATGGCTGCAAAAATTGCAAAAAAAACAAACGCCACCATCTACCTTATTCACCTAATTGAACTTCCTAAAGGCATTACTGATATGGCAGCTGGAAGTAAATTTAGCATTCCAGAAAGCATGCTTTATTTAAGAAAAGTTAGAGAAAAAGTATTAGAGTTTAAAGAAAATTTCTTCGACAAAGACACTCGTGTTGAATACTTTATAAAACTAAATAATCCTTTTGAAGGAATTAAAAAATATGCGAATAAGATTGATGCAGACCTAATAATAATGGGTTCTAAAGGTCATTCTGAATTTGAAGAAATATTGATTGGATCAAACACTGAAAAAATAGTAAGAACTTCTAAGACACCCGTAATAGTTGTCAAAAAAGATAGCAATAAATTTAAATTAAAAAATTTAGTTTTCGCCTCAAATTTTAAAGAAGAAAATAAAGAGGTATTTGGTAAGTTTATTGATTTTGCTACTATTTTTGACAGTAAAATTCATTTATTAAAGATAAATACTCCTGCTAACTTTCAAGGAACTTCGGAAGCAAAACACAAAATAAAAGACTTTATTTCTAATTTTAATTTACCAAAACACAAAATAAACGTGTACAGTGATGTTTCTGTAGAAAAAGGAATCTTGAATTTCTCTAAGGATATTAATGCAGATTTAATTGCTTTAAGCACACATGGCAGGAGTGGTTTAGTACATTTATTTACAGGAAGTGTTACCAAAAATCTAACTAAAAATGCTTTAAAACCAATGTTTACTATTAAGGTTTAG
- a CDS encoding NADP-dependent glyceraldehyde-3-phosphate dehydrogenase produces the protein MKKQFTEIPEAYKITSLLHQKTYLVSGELKEWKGETTEVYSTISSTKEYKPTLLGTVPNLTGEEGLEALNSAYRAYDKGQGLWPTMRVADRIECMEEFAEQMKTKRDEVVKLLMWEIGKALPDSEKEFDRTIEYIYDTIEDYKQMDRDSAKFEKHSGVHAHIRRGPLGVVLCLGPYNYPLNETFALLIPALIMGNTAVFKPAKHGVLLLSPLLEAFQNSFPEGVVNVIYGRGRVLATPIMKTGKVDILALIGNSKSANAIQANHPFKNRLRLVLGLEAKNPAIVLPDADLDLAIDECLSGATSFNGQRCTALKIIYVHEHIVDKFNKRFAKRVDALKFGNPWEDGVKLTPLPEPEKPAYIQELIDDAVAKGAKVINKKGGKTSENYIFPSVLYPVSKDMRVFQEEQFGPVTPIVSFKNIQEPLDDMAESNYGQQVSVFGSEVKTLAPLIDTLVNLVCRVNLNSAAQRGPDVYPFTGRKDSAVSTLSVHDALRSFSIRTFLASKDTSYNNAILEELLDKKASNFINTDYIL, from the coding sequence ATGAAGAAACAATTTACAGAAATTCCAGAAGCATATAAAATCACTTCACTTTTACATCAAAAAACATATTTAGTTAGTGGAGAGTTAAAAGAATGGAAGGGTGAAACTACAGAGGTGTATTCTACTATTTCATCAACTAAAGAATACAAACCAACGTTATTAGGTACGGTACCAAACTTAACAGGAGAAGAAGGTTTAGAGGCGTTAAATTCTGCCTATAGAGCTTATGATAAAGGTCAAGGTTTATGGCCAACAATGCGAGTTGCAGATAGAATTGAATGTATGGAGGAGTTTGCAGAGCAAATGAAAACCAAACGAGATGAGGTTGTAAAACTATTAATGTGGGAAATAGGTAAAGCATTACCAGATTCTGAAAAAGAATTTGATAGAACCATAGAATATATTTACGATACTATTGAAGACTACAAGCAAATGGATAGAGATTCTGCTAAGTTTGAAAAACATAGTGGCGTGCATGCGCATATTAGACGTGGTCCTTTAGGTGTAGTTTTGTGTTTAGGTCCTTATAATTATCCTTTAAATGAAACGTTTGCGTTGTTAATTCCTGCTTTAATTATGGGGAACACAGCGGTTTTTAAACCTGCAAAACATGGAGTTTTACTATTGTCGCCATTATTAGAGGCGTTTCAAAATAGTTTTCCAGAAGGCGTGGTAAATGTAATTTATGGTAGAGGGCGTGTTTTAGCAACTCCTATTATGAAAACCGGTAAAGTAGATATATTGGCTTTAATAGGTAACAGTAAATCTGCAAATGCAATTCAGGCAAATCATCCATTTAAAAATAGATTACGTTTAGTTCTTGGTTTAGAAGCTAAAAACCCTGCAATAGTATTGCCAGATGCAGATTTAGATTTGGCAATAGATGAATGCCTTTCTGGGGCAACTTCTTTTAACGGACAGCGTTGTACGGCTTTAAAAATTATTTATGTGCATGAACATATTGTAGATAAATTTAACAAACGATTTGCGAAAAGAGTAGATGCTTTAAAATTTGGAAATCCTTGGGAAGACGGTGTGAAATTAACACCTTTGCCAGAACCAGAAAAACCAGCATATATTCAAGAATTAATTGATGATGCTGTTGCAAAAGGAGCAAAAGTAATTAATAAAAAAGGAGGTAAAACTTCTGAAAATTATATTTTTCCATCCGTTTTATACCCTGTATCTAAAGATATGAGAGTGTTTCAAGAAGAGCAATTTGGGCCTGTAACGCCTATTGTGTCTTTTAAAAATATTCAAGAGCCTTTAGATGATATGGCAGAATCTAACTACGGACAACAAGTAAGCGTTTTTGGTAGCGAGGTAAAAACTTTGGCGCCTTTAATTGATACGTTGGTAAACTTAGTTTGTAGAGTAAACTTAAATAGTGCTGCCCAACGTGGGCCAGATGTATATCCGTTTACAGGAAGAAAAGATTCTGCAGTATCAACTTTAAGTGTGCATGATGCTTTGCGATCTTTTTCTATTAGAACATTTTTAGCGTCTAAAGATACATCTTATAATAATGCTATTTTAGAAGAATTATTAGATAAAAAAGCGTCTAATTTTATCAATACAGATTATATTTTATAA
- the ilvA gene encoding threonine ammonia-lyase IlvA — protein sequence MQTNHIYYPSLESVKEASENLKGVAFETPLSKNFSLSKELEATILFKREDLQVVRSYKIRGAYNKMSSLTSDEKQRGIVCASAGNHAQGVALSCKLLQVKGTIFMPSPTPNQKINQVKMFGEDFIEIVIEGDTFDDASDAAKLECDSKNKTFIHPFNDEKVIEGQATVGLEILNQTKEKIDYVFVPIGGGGLSAGLSSVFKYLSPETKIIGVEPEGAASMLTSLKNKKNTTLQTIDSFVDGAAVKRVGDLNFEICKQNLTEVITVPEGKICQTILDLYNKDAIVVEPAGALSIAALDFYADKIKGKNVVCVVSGSNNDITRTPEIKERALLYADLKHYFIVKFPQRAGSLKEFVVEILGPNDDITHFEYTKKNNRANGSAVVGLELKSSKDLAPLIQRMKENNFFGDYLNDKPDLFQFLV from the coding sequence ATGCAAACAAATCATATTTATTACCCAAGTTTAGAAAGCGTAAAAGAAGCTTCTGAAAACTTAAAAGGTGTTGCTTTTGAAACTCCGTTGAGCAAAAACTTTAGTCTCTCTAAAGAATTAGAAGCTACAATTCTATTTAAAAGAGAAGATTTACAAGTAGTGCGTTCTTATAAAATTAGGGGAGCGTATAATAAAATGTCTTCTTTAACTTCGGATGAAAAACAAAGAGGAATTGTTTGTGCAAGCGCCGGTAATCACGCGCAAGGAGTTGCTTTGTCTTGTAAATTATTACAGGTAAAAGGAACTATTTTTATGCCATCTCCAACGCCAAATCAAAAAATTAACCAAGTAAAAATGTTTGGTGAAGATTTTATTGAAATTGTAATAGAAGGTGATACTTTTGATGATGCTTCTGATGCTGCAAAATTAGAATGTGATTCTAAAAATAAAACTTTTATTCATCCTTTTAATGATGAAAAAGTAATAGAAGGCCAAGCAACGGTTGGTTTAGAAATTTTAAACCAAACTAAAGAGAAAATAGATTATGTTTTTGTGCCTATCGGCGGCGGCGGTTTGTCTGCAGGATTGTCATCAGTATTCAAATACCTATCACCAGAAACCAAAATAATTGGAGTAGAACCAGAAGGAGCGGCTTCTATGCTAACGTCTCTAAAGAATAAAAAAAACACCACTTTACAAACAATTGACTCTTTTGTAGATGGTGCAGCTGTAAAAAGGGTGGGTGATTTAAATTTTGAGATTTGTAAGCAAAATTTAACGGAAGTAATTACAGTTCCTGAAGGGAAGATTTGCCAAACCATTTTAGATCTTTATAATAAAGATGCCATTGTTGTTGAGCCTGCAGGCGCATTGAGTATTGCTGCGTTAGATTTTTATGCAGATAAAATTAAAGGTAAAAACGTGGTATGTGTGGTGAGTGGAAGTAATAATGACATTACGAGAACTCCAGAAATTAAAGAACGTGCTTTATTGTATGCCGACTTAAAGCATTATTTTATTGTAAAATTCCCACAAAGAGCAGGATCTCTAAAAGAGTTTGTTGTAGAGATTTTGGGTCCGAATGATGATATTACACATTTTGAATATACCAAAAAGAATAACAGAGCAAATGGATCTGCTGTTGTTGGTTTAGAGTTGAAATCTTCTAAAGATTTAGCACCTTTGATTCAAAGGATGAAAGAAAATAATTTCTTTGGTGATTATCTAAATGATAAGCCAGATTTGTTTCAGTTTTTGGTATAA